TAGAAAGTATAAAAGCTTTTTATGAAAATGGAAGTTTAAAGTTTGAAGAGATTTTAAAAGATAGAAAAGGAAAATATAGAGAATATTATCCTAATGGACAGTTAGAAGAAGAGGGAGAAGTTTTTCAAGGGGAAGAAGCAGGACTTTGGAAATATTATAATGAAGAGGGAAAATTACTTTCAGAAGGAAGATATAAAGAGGGAAAAAAGATAGGAAAATGGAAGTTATATAATCTTGATGGAAGTTTATTAAAAATAGAAAATTATAAAGAAAAATAGGGAGGGACTATGTATAAGATTGGTTACATTGGAAATTTTGAAACAGTACCTCAAGTAGTGGAATATATTATAAATAGTGATATTGAAAAATTGGAAGAAGAATATAAAAAAGGTTGGGATATAAATAAAAAAATATTTATACATGAATTTGTAATAGAAACTCCTTTAGAGATAGCAATACAATGCATAAAAGAAGAAGTTATAATGTGGCTTTTAGAAAAGGGAGTAAATGTAAAAGCTGAAATAGATGACTGGGGAAGTCCTATTTCAAGTGCAGGACGTTTTTTATCTTCAGATATGTGTGAATTATTAATAAAACATGGAGCATTGGAAAATTTAACTAAAAGGCAATATGAAAGAATTTTTGCTGATATTTACTATGGAAAAAAATTTGAAAATATAGATATTTTTGAAAAGTATGGAGTAACAGTTAAAAAATACGGAAATAACTGTCTAAGAGAGGCAGTTTATGATAGAAATATAGAGTTAGCTCAAATGTTTTTAGATTATGGAGCTGATATAAATTATCATGAATATGAAATGGTTTTTACTGACAATTCAACTCCTGTGATGGTAGCTGTTCAAAGAAACTCTTTTAAATTAGTAAAATGGCTTGTAGAAAAGGGAGCAGATATTACAATTAAAAATAAATTTGGAGAAAGACCATATACAATAGCAGTTTTAAATAAAAATCAAGAGATAATGGA
Above is a window of Fusobacterium mortiferum ATCC 9817 DNA encoding:
- a CDS encoding ankyrin repeat domain-containing protein; the protein is MYKIGYIGNFETVPQVVEYIINSDIEKLEEEYKKGWDINKKIFIHEFVIETPLEIAIQCIKEEVIMWLLEKGVNVKAEIDDWGSPISSAGRFLSSDMCELLIKHGALENLTKRQYERIFADIYYGKKFENIDIFEKYGVTVKKYGNNCLREAVYDRNIELAQMFLDYGADINYHEYEMVFTDNSTPVMVAVQRNSFKLVKWLVEKGADITIKNKFGERPYTIAVLNKNQEIMDYIKSLEPVDFHNEEARKGIIKKYKLPKDMVEFFDKGNLKIEFSGNIDSKYIEFFKLEDTVEMTWKRKKYLSLVKDLENYWLHLLWYSKEKILYIFDGEHEEIYKIGDWNYFINNCEEIVGKFINGEL
- a CDS encoding toxin-antitoxin system YwqK family antitoxin — protein: MKRLIMLIFFSLITYSFSYQIEENFTGQIVKKYENGQVQSIENFKNGKLDGEFKEFYKDGTLAQIGSFKNGDLESIKAFYENGSLKFEEILKDRKGKYREYYPNGQLEEEGEVFQGEEAGLWKYYNEEGKLLSEGRYKEGKKIGKWKLYNLDGSLLKIENYKEK